The genomic stretch tttaaaaatagcttaaaCGCTTCTTTAAAGACAATTGGAATCCCAattcttgtaattttttataagattttagaAAATCCAtacacgattaaaaaaaaattgtataatatacacaTTTCATCAGATTTTTGACCAatttagaatacattttttactgatttagaaaaaaaaaatagttcattgaaaaataaaacataaatgttcaatatttacttggtatgactgtatatattttttactattatttcgTGCCAATCTATGCTGATCGAGCACGAATAAATTCATTATCTTTAAATGACTTGCAAATGACAAAATGTGGTTTCAATATTCCTCAGCCATTCAAGCTGCTGCTTGAATCCTCAACACAAGTCAGTGACAACTCACGACCGCTGCTCTCAGCCCCGCGTTACTCCTCAGACTATATCCGCAGCATCAGATCCCGGTCATAACTACTTTCCACCGACTAGTGTTTATAtgtgtcaccgtaagattacaaaattcgttagattacaatctgtctcgtgagattgtaatctgtcgaaatattttgAACCGTGCAATGATATtccaataaacagatatgttatatccatactaaacaatagaaaaaagtgtGTCACGCCgtggaccgtttattttagtttatttttacatttcgttaaaagtaaaaaggatagcttgataaaaacaataagtaaaagggataactagatgttttaattacgcaaaacgtattactacgtaattatgatgtattataacgtattactacttaaaatgactaaaggcaaacgtaccaattaggacgtttacatagtcttcactttttgcgcgtaataacatatctgtttactagaacatcattggaaccgtgaaatatgattacaatttaacgtattatttttcgctaccTATATTGTTCTCTATCGTATATATAACTGTCAGATTAAATTATGTCCCGCGTCAAACTCTCAACTGTCGAAAACTCGTTAAATTGCGATCATAtatcacggttcacaatatatcgacagattacaatatcTCTCGtaagattgtaatctaacgaattttgtaaccTTACGGTGACACATACAACTTCCAAATTGAGTTTGATTTAGTTCCACCAGACTGCGATATGGGGGATCTCATGTCTCTAAAGTTTCAAGGACTGTTGCCGAGTTGACCTTGAATGTTTATTAATACGGGAAAGTTGACTAGCAAATGTGCTGACAATACAGGCAGACAGGCTTTcgggcaacctgatggtaaatggtcccCACCGGCcccacactggctcacttaccctttcAACCAGAACATAACTATACTTATTGATGTTTGGCATGGAATAACTGGGTGGAATTTTTCAGTTATCCAGGTGACAAGTTAAGCGATGACTACCGTAAGTAGTCCAAACGCCCGTAGATGACGTTATTCTGTCCGATTGAAACTAGGAAGGCCTTCTCAATAGACATTATTTAGGTTTGCGCAAGCGCAGGTACAACTTTGCACTGTCTATTCATCGTCAGATGGATATTTTCCGTTAATTTACAAATGATTACTCAATAGGCAAAGAAATAATACATGATACGAGTATCGACATGTCTGTGCGTGTCCGACGCGTTACAAGCACGAAGTCCCCTCCCCCGGCCCGCACACCCCGCTCTCGCCCTCCGGATACTTATTGCATACATAAGTCTCGAATTCATTCTATATATGTAAAAGTACatattacaaaagtatttaCAACAAACCCACGACTCTGCTCGTATTATTTCTGTCCTGGTGCCAAAAGGACCAATATCAGCGAGCCTTCAGCTACTCAAAATACAAACGGATAACGAACGTCGACAGCTTGTATAACATACGTCTATTCGTAATATTGTCAAACTCAGAGATGTTTAGTACAAATGATTAGTGACTATTCGCGAGTCGCGAGTCGCTCCGACCGCGCGCGCTGCCGTGAATACGCCCCGCAGTTATTGCAATGAGGTCGATAGAGTGCGCGCAGTGACGCTCCGGCGGCGCTAGTGTCGCGATGTAACGGAGTCGCGGCGGCGCTAGTGTCGCGATGTAACGGAGTCGTGGCGGCGCTAGTGTCGCAGTATTGCGGAGTCGCCAGCGTCGAGGCGGTGCGACGTCGCGTCGGCGCAGTGTCGCAGTGTCACGGCGTCGCGGCGTCACGGCGCTGGTGTCACGGCGGCGCTAGTGGTGCAGCGCGTGGTGTGACGTCACGACGCTAGTGTCGCAGTGTTGCGGAGTCGCCAGCGTCGAGGCGGTGCGGCGTCACATTGGCGCAGTGTCGCGGCGTCACGGCGGGGCGGCGTCGCGTGTCGCAGCGTCGCGGCGTCACGGCGCCGGTGTGACGTCACGGCGCTAGTGGTGCAGCGCGTGGTGCGGCGTGAGCACGGCGCCGCCGGGCGGCAGCACGGACGTGATGACGGGCGCGCCGCCGCCCACGCCGCCCACGCCGCCCACGCCGCCGCCGCAGAATATCACCTGCGACACGGGCGTGGCGGGCTGACCGGGCGTCGCCAGCACGTACTGCTGCTGCCGGACTCCGCCCACCTGCAAACCCAATATCCACGATACGTATAAAATGGTAGCAATTGACGATCTCCATGGTcaagtggtatgtacaccggttttcatggttacgccactccgaggtcccgggttcgattcccggccgagtcgatgtagattaccattacttttctatgttgtcttcggtctgggtgtttgtggtaccgtcgttacttctgattgtccataacacaagtgcttcagctacttacattgggatcagagtaatgtatgtgatgttgtctcatatttatatttataattacagaaCATAAATTATACGTTAGTCTCCGCTCTTAATCTTCGCGGTACCAATAATAAGCTAGGTACTGTACCTGGTGTATCTGCTGAGGCTGCTGAATCGTCTGCCGGTGGCCTTCCGTCTCCACCACAACTTGCTCCATGAAGGTGCTGCCGCTCGCTGAGAAACGTAACAGAAAGTCTGGTATAAATCGCTacctagcgataagaccgccttattgtgcatctaattttattttgtatatatttcatttttatttgttaaattactgtgttactgtggtgtacaataaagtatattattattattaaaacattagcCCTCAGTCTCAACTGTGTTGCAAATACATACATCCTCATCGGGTGTTACAAcagaaatttcatagaattctcTGCTAAAAGTAGCCTCAATTACTCCTTAATACgtcaattatctgccagtgaatatACCGTcagaatcggtccagccattacaaagattagccggaacaaacaaacagaccaACAATAATTTCaagaaatgttatttcggtatatgtaccgtgtgtacatccatatgcatttagtaaaaaacagttatttcaatatcacaaacagacactctaatattattatatgtacagtcgcggtaagaaaaggttcgtcaccttaagatccattttcgtgtgctcagtgtgagcgataatctgcttcaccgatcgagagtgacatattgcgtcgcaacgatccgacgtttagattcaaaaggtactaagagcttaagacatttaaataatgtcTGTCTGACTATCATACatacagtctacccgtgaccacgaacgctgtaaagtgctcgaaacgtcgggatgtccaaaataattaatagacacgattaaaatccgtaataactagttttatttaaatgtgtaataatcgcgaaaatttaagacagcttaagacttgatgtgagctgagctgagatggcccagtggttagaacgcgcatcttaaccgatgattgcgggttcaaacccaggcgagcaccgctgattcatgtgcttaatttgtctttataattcatctcgtgctcggcggtgaaggaaaacatcgtgaggaaacctgcatgtgtctaatttcatcgaaattctgccacatgtgtattccaccaacccgcattggaacagcgtggtggaatatgttccaaaccttctcctcaaagggagaggaggcctttagcccagcagtgggaatttacaggctgttactaagacttgataaagtaaTGAATCTGAAGACTGACGTAGGTGTCCTCACTCTGAGTGTACGTTTAGTAACACTCACTCGTGGTGTTGTTTCCGCCGGCGCTGGTGGCGCCCTCGCATCCGAAGAGACAGTGCTGCACCGTCCAGCGGGGCTCGAACGGAATGTGAGTCTTCACCTGGAACCGTTTCAACATATAATATAGTCCATGTcatgataattaatatatatcttctcggtagaacctactttccgaaccggtggtagcttcacttaattgttaaatgacgattcaaaagtgctggtaaaagcccacttgaataaagtatactttgaattttgtttttttttttaaatagttaggAGTTTTTAATAGTTAGGAGGACTGATATTTGGGCCGTCGAATGGCAAGTGGCCACCACCTCTTCGCACGGGTAAATTGctacatatactacagaattcttcttgtgtctttactatattgtctatgtattatatacaaaaaaccatcctctcaaatcactttctattttctttttttttatgctatagattGGTGAGCATatggacctgatggtaagtggacaccatcacccatagacaatgacgctgtaagaaatattaactattccttaaaccgtcaatgtgtcaccaaccttgggaactaagatgttatatcccttgtgcctgtagttacactggctcactcaccaaaccggaacacaacaatactgagtactgttatgtggcggtggaataactgatgagtggtacctacccagacgggcttgcacaaagccctaccaccaccaTCGTTGCGAGTTAGtttcacatctataatattagtatgagtGTTAGTATTAAATAGTATCCGATGTAACAACAAGCACGAACCTTCAGTTCGGTGGTCAGCATGAGGATGTGTCTGCAGGGCAGTCGGAACACCTTGCTGAAGAGACAGGAGCACTCCTGCGTCGACGTGCCGTACTTGCAGATCGCCGCACTGCTATGCCTTCTGCgtcaaacatataattaaagcgCAACtagatttgattaaaaaaaaaaaaaattgtctaaaaGAGGTTTCATATCAGTGGCTCGATGTTCTAGGTTCAAAGTCTGAATCTAGCCTATAACTTATAAGTAGAGATCatctcaataggctatttgactgatttttaaaatccatattatattatttaataaaggtcaaggaacccagtaaaagatgatttttttatttctagtacatatttgccgaaaaatatcatattaaaaattccatctttaaatacttggacaatatggcgctgcaatgggggttggtgacgtcactttgctgtactttaatctgtggtacatatagtagaaaatttAGAAAAGAAAATGATTTCATCATAACCCccgccaatcaggagcgttttgtgtcacgtgacaaacgtttgaaaaaatgcatttttatttattggtttttgaataaattaagtattatattcaactttcgttggtaaataaccatttttaaactcataatatacactgattataataattcacaatttatttttcccattctcaaatagcctattaaccATGTGACCATTTCAGTCTCCCTATCAGTCGAGTTGGTTCTATGGAACACACAATGGGGCTCAATATGACCGACCTGCCCGCCCTGTCGTCGAGACACTTCTGCGCGAGCTTCGTCTGATGGCTCATGAGGTTGTAAGCGTACTGCGTTATCGTGTCGGTGGGCGACTGCTTTAGAGTTTCCGTATCCTGGAACCATGTATACATCAACATCATCGCGGGACAAAGTGATCCGTTACTTAAGGAACTAGagcaattctactaacaaacAGTTACGTGTGTTAGTAGAATTGCCCTCTTATATTCTCAATTATATTTCGATCGCTGTTGTGACAATAGAATAggaaaacaattaaatagaactgtttcaataaataaataatttgttagtgGAATTGACGTCCTGTATCCAATCTCAATAGCAgtagacaaataataaaataataaatttgagttGACATGACATAGTTGgtgcaaaaattttttttttttatttaataaaaaaaatagtacttattgaatatttaaaattaggacGTAATATTGTAAGTTTTACCATCCACGAGGAAAATTAGTATACACATATCAAACATTCAGCTACCGGTTCGAAATATTCGAAAAATCCaggatttaaataatcaaaagataaataaaaaaaagtttttaataactgtttcAGCTTACAAACAACTTAAGAATAATGGTCAAACTATAACATACCCGCAGCCTGCTCACGGCGAAGCTACGGCGCTCGTCTTCGAGCTGATTGGCGACGTTGAAGAACAGCGACACGAACTCGTCCGGCTGCATCTGACTGCGGACGAGCCCCTGGAATTTGGCCACCAGTCGCTCCAGACCCTGTGAGGTGTTCAACGAAAGGATTTCACTAAGCGATCACGTGTAACTTTGAGGAAACAAATCGACGGGCCCCAAGAACAAAATCGTATCTGCGAAATTCCTACTTTACAGTGTGATggcttaaagttttgtaaaactatGTTTTTCATATATGGCATTTCATATACGGTATTTTTCTACTGTTTATCTCAAAAAgtaaacacttaatttaaaataaaaaacacactaCCGTGTAGTTAAAGTTATAAAGGTTATGAAAATTatctttatgtaatataatacttcTACTGTTATATGTACCGACTGTTACTTGTGAACGGCAACTTGCCCAGATAAACCCTTTAGGGGTTTTcgttgtattttatattgttaatataagctgtattttcttttgtattttgaacaataaagagaaaaaaaaaaaaaattaacaataaagtcgATTTGTCCTATTCTTCCATAAGATTTTGTTCTTGGGGACCGtcgaaatattataatctttagTATTGCCACCTTGTGCAGGATGTTGGTGTAGTTGTCGGGCTCGAGCCAGGCGTCGAGGCGCGCCACGGCGCCGCCGGCGCGCGTCAGTTGCTCCCACACTCGCAGCGTGCCGGCGCCCGTGCCGATGACTGCGCGCTTGAGCACCTGCAGCTGCGCCGGCGTGTGGTCGCCGCGCAGCAGAGCCAGCGCGTAGGTCTTGCAGCGCGCCGCCACGTCGTCGGGCGCCAGCGCGGGCGCGTCGGGCTCGCGGGCCGCCGCCGCAGCCCgggccgccgcgcgcgccgcctgcCACACGGAGCACGACACGTGCGCCGCGGGGAAAGCGCCGCGCACGTCCTGCTGGCTCTTGGTGGGGTCGCACACCACGCAACGCACCTGCCGCCACGCCGGGTTGCACGACTTGAACGTCTCCAGCAGCCACGTCAGGTCCTCGCCGATCAGCGTCGATATGCCTGGAACGTACGAACggatttttaaccgacttcaaaaaaaggaggaggttctcaattcatcggggcctttttttttttttttttattttttatgttgtagaTATCATCTCCCCGACTCCACAGTACATTCTACTATAGGAGATCACGACTTTAaacgtgtttaaataaaaatatacctgcACTGACGATGACTGATTTTCCGTTGCCATCCTCGGCTAGGAACAATGTGACATTGTGTTTAACACTTGGACTGGTCGTTCCGCCCACTGTTGGGATTGCACTGTTGAACTCTATGCCTGGaaatacatacacaaaaattatttataaaaaatataatttaagattattCCTAACAAGGGCTTAACAAACTAAATCATTTGCATTGTATAACAACTTACTAGGTTAGTATGCAACAAACAAGactaataatttaactttacagCTCTGAAGTAGAATAAGTGAAtccttcaataaaaaaataagattttatacaaGAGttcaatttaaagaaatttactttataacaattgggtaaacattaaaaacatacccGTCTCGATGCATAGAAACTGTGGAACTGCATTGAACGCTAACTGCATGCTGGGGGTTGTGAGATATACGCACTGAATGCAACCGGACTGTGAGTGTAAAAGTTTGACGCCTGCATCTGAAATCATtgcaaacaatttaaatgagcATCAACGACACACATATAAGATTTGTCAGGGTAGTGTACGTAAAACTATCAATATACCAGCATCAActttcattgtaataaaatcaaGCATACAAGTAAACACACACTGGTATATTATAGACAATAAAAGCAAAAGAGAATGGGAAGAAgaagagcagagatggctcagtggtatggtaacgcgtgcatcttaaccgatgattgcgggttcaaacccaggcaagcaccgctgattcatgtgcttaatttgtctttctaatttatatcgtgctcagtggtgaaggaaaacatcgtgaggaaacctgcatgtgacaaatttcatagaaattctgccacatgtgtattccaccaacacgcattggaacagcgtggtggaatatgttccaaaccttctcctcaaagggagaggaggcctttagcccagcagtgggaatttacaggctattgttgttgtttgttgttgtacctGTCTGAACAAGAGTTAAAAACAGATGGGGTTCAGTGACACAAGTTGGAGAATACCTTTGCCAACAGGCACAgacaaatctttaaaatgtttttatacgcAACTTTCTTTTCAATAAAGACAGccttaatataacatttatagtaaaaagtttcatcaaaatctctTTTAGTTAATATTCGTAAAGAAAGACTTGGAGGGCCAAGCCATTttggtacagtcagagtaataaaaccttcgtcagttttcaaattaattcctttatcaagtcttaagctggCTTCCCACGGCCTGATTTCTCACAGGTCAGACCGCGCCAGGACAGGCCGATAGGCCATGGGAACCGTCGCATCTGATGTGGCCTGCGGTGGCCTGATGTAACCCGTTCGACCCATCGGAAGTCGGTAAGTTCAAAGGCGCGGCGCAGCGTGGCACAACGGTGCCTGTCGTGGCCTGTACGGGAGCGTGTGCGTCGGTTGTAATCGTTCATTTCACCTGCGGCGTTGCCTGAGAGTACACGCACATGATGGAATGGACAAACGAGCTGATATTTGAGTTTTTAACTCTTTATGAAAATGAACCGGCACTTTGGAATAGTTCGTCGcctcaacataaaaataaaaattatgaatgtgGGAACGCTCAGTACAGGCCGTGACAGGCCTACACAGGTGGGGCAGCGCCTGGTGAGGCTTGTCGCCTAGCGGGTCGTGGGAATCCACCTTTagactcttagtaccttttgaatctgaacgtcaaatcattgcaacgcaatatgtcactctcgatcggtaaagcagattatcgctcacactgaccacgcgaaaatagatcttaaggtgacgaaccttttctccTCTCCTCGACTGTACatttggtaaaattaaattttatagatcttGAATTTTAAGAATAAGAAAACTAGATTTTTTTGTGTTTCCCTTAATGGACTTTAGATGTTCTTATATGGTTATATATTTACCATAGTTCAATTGGAGTTTCCTAACaacaaaatcatatttttgGTTGAGCCAGCGCACAGCACCAGCGCCCGTCGCAACCAATTGTGCCTCCGTTGTTATAATTTGACCTTCTGCCCTGcaaatgaaaacaaacaattaacaaTAGTATTTATGTGTCTAAATGAAACTATTAAATCTACTACTATACAATACATTCTTTACACTCATTAAtgctaatgtaatataatattttatagttatttttaagcctttataaaacattttatacattaGTTAAAAGTGTACTTCTTTTAAGATTTACGATGTGTATCTAGATAGAAatataatgacgacctccgtggtcgagtggcgtgtacaccggttttcatgggtaccccactccgaggtcccgggttcgattcccggcctagtcgatgtagattatcattagttttctatgttgttgtcttgggtctggatgtttctggtatagttacttctgatttcccataacaaaagtgctttggctacttacattgggataagagtaatgtatgtgatgttgtctcatatatattttaagttaaaaggTATGAGTTCAAATTAGCATTTTTATAagttactagcttttgcccgcgacttcgttcgcgtggacttcaggttcgtcccgtctagtctagtaatcgcttaaaatcgcttcgtaaataagccattatttctcatacaaagtaaaggataaaaaatggttattgtgggttattcctaagagatatttttaagttgtacaatactgtagtacattgttttgatctatcttgtaggattcagtcagcgtttgcaatgtaagcgcaaaaaatgtgtttttttacgacctcacattagaaacctcaaaaattgtagcctatgtgttattctgatgtataagctatattgtggtaaagtttcattcaaatccattcagtagtttttacgtgaaagagtaacaaacatccatacatacaaactttcgcctttataatagtatagtagactaaaaccaaaattattattatttttatactagtaCTAAGCCAACTATAAAGTACATTtagattatatgtatgtgtgacaatacattttaaatacaaccTCTATAATACAAATAACTGTCAATACCTGTCCGACGCATCCCCAGGGTTTTCTATGATGGCTACTTCATACTCTTGCCCTTCTACTTGGGCATTATTGCTCAATTCAAACTGCTGATATGTATTGCTTGCTTCCTCCACTGGTTGCTGGAATGATAAGAGATACTTCTCAaacaaatatgatataatatacaaacaatgaCCCACAATGAGGCTTGATATTTCTATAGCTAGAACTGAAAGATTGTGAGTTCAAAACCTAATAAATACtgttttcatgttcttaatagTGTTATAACTAATCTGATGTTGCAATTATAGTGTGCTTGCAAAAAAAATGgacaattttgatacttttacTAAAAATTCAACAATGCCTGCCCGCCTCAGTCATTTCTCTTGATCAGGCACAAGTTAAATGTCTTAAAATACTCTCTGAGGCCACATATACACAGCCAAGCACCAGCTATTAAGAAATtctgaacaataacttttaattaggCTAAACTTGCAATAACATTAAGAATCATAGAGTACATTTATACACAATCAACGtttgttgatttattattaatgattgttgaattattattactgattgaagcagagccggatttaaaggtctggaggcccccgggccacaaagcagtgggggccctagacaaacagaagcgtgaacaacctaatatttatattatcatgaattaactactttttttatagcaatcagtaacaacaacaacagcctgtaaattcccactgctgggctaaaggccacctctccgtttgaggaggtttggaacatatttcaccacgctgttccaatgcgggttcaaTCAGTAAGTTATGagttatttacttgtatcggtaacttttaaaatattaaataataacattattataatttcactatatctcggtatttgttaacttgctgaaaactgtggccgccactaatgtggaggccccagggcagttgccccggttgccctcccctaaatacggccctgtaaTGAAGTATACACAATACCTGGTCTTTTTTGTTGCAATATTTAGATCATTAATAGAACAAATTCGACTTACGTTATTGACTTCAGTTGCGTTTTGAACGAAAGTGCTGCCTTCCTCCTCAGGTTCTCCTTTAACATCGTATATAGTTTCCGCCATGACAATTCTACCTGACGAATCCATGCTCCACATCCCGCCAAACGCAAAGTTCGAAGGATTACCGCTTTGTTCATATAGTATCACAGTGTTCGGACCAAGTTGCACTGGCTCCCCCTTCATGTTAACAAACACTGGTTGTTCAAAGTTTCCCTCAACTAACTGACCCGTGTGAACTATTTGCTGACCCTGCTCGACCGGTACTTCTACCACCTGGTTAACTTGAACCTCGATCTTGTCCTTTTCATCGTCGTTTTTCGCGCGATTGAtcattttctgttttttttcaCCCTCACCTTGGTCATCACTTTTCCGCTTAATCACAGTTTTCTTCTTACTTTTCTTGTCCATtttcacttaattatatatcGGCTTGCACTAAAACGCGCATATAATACGCCTGGACGAGGGGTTTATACGAATTTTCAATAGTAAGAAATATATCGAAACGCCTCGCCCAGTGTAATTCATTGTCCCACTAAGTACAAATTATCCTAATAAacctaatttaatatatacttattagttAATGCTATAACACAACACACGGCCACATTTTACAACTTTTGTAAACAGTAATTCTTGTTTTGAtcgtaataaaatgaaaatatcttGTGCGAAAAGGACAACTCACAGAGACGCCATTTCTAATCGTGaaatttatatacctatctCACTCTAATAGTATACGCGTCTTTGTCTGGTATTTCCTCACGTTTAAAAATCGAGTTATCATCGGAAAACggctcaaaaataaaaaataaactttactctaTGAAAGACAGAGATAGTGACAACTATACCTAATTGTCAacgtcaaaaaatcaaaaatacacaaaataattgTACCTTTCGAATTTGTTATGATTAAGAtttcaaaaaagatttaatgtttttaaaggaATGACTAAGtgcctttaaattattattacaaactacGAATTGTGAGTGAAACCGAAATGATGATTTAGAGTGCAATTTCCCTTGTTTCAAGGTCTTTGCTTCGAACgtcattttttataatgataagtgttttatgtacttatttaCCTTGAAGTATAAAGTCAGTCATATACATGATCGTTCTTAATACGTTCACAATTCTTATTCAAGTtgcttttatagtttttatgtcATTATTGTCTATGAATATTATTCGTCACTTTTCTAGTAGTGCGAAAAGAATGGCCGTGTTAGCACCAGCGATATTCGTTAACCATGGAGGTGGTCCTCTGCCATTATTAGGCGAAAAAGACCATTTAGGTCTAACAGTATTTCTTCGGGACGAAGTAAAGAAACATGTCAACCTTAAGGAATTAAAAGCTATCATCTTGGTCACAGCTCACTGGGAAGAACAAAAAGTATCAATATCGTCAGCGGAACATCACGACTTGTACTTCGATTACTATGGTTTCCCGCCAGAAACTTACAAATACAGGTACGATGCTGCGGGAGATCCAGAACTGGCCAAACGCATTCAAATATCACTAAAAAATGCTGGTATTGATTCTAAATTAGACCCGAAAAGAGGTTGGGACCATGGAGTATTTGTGCCAATGATGCTTATTAATCCAAGTGCTGATATACCAATCATTCAAGTATCAGTTCTATCCAATCAGGATCCCGAGCAACACTATGCACTTGGACAAGTTCTATACCAGTTTCGTAAAGAAGGTATAGCAATAATAGGATCTGGTATGTCATATCATAATATGCGTGAATTTAGATACAGTCGTGATACTGGAAAAGTTGTTAATGCTGAA from Vanessa cardui chromosome 28, ilVanCard2.1, whole genome shotgun sequence encodes the following:
- the LOC124541420 gene encoding uncharacterized protein LOC124541420 isoform X2, with translation MDKKSKKKTVIKRKSDDQGEGEKKQKMINRAKNDDEKDKIEVQVNQVVEVPVEQGQQIVHTGQLVEGNFEQPVFVNMKGEPVQLGPNTVILYEQSGNPSNFAFGGMWSMDSSGRIVMAETIYDVKGEPEEEGSTFVQNATEVNNQPVEEASNTYQQFELSNNAQVEGQEYEVAIIENPGDASDRAEGQIITTEAQLVATGAGAVRWLNQKYDFVVRKLQLNYDAGVKLLHSQSGCIQCVYLTTPSMQLAFNAVPQFLCIETGIEFNSAIPTVGGTTSPSVKHNVTLFLAEDGNGKSVIVSAGISTLIGEDLTWLLETFKSCNPAWRQVRCVVCDPTKSQQDVRGAFPAAHVSCSVWQAARAAARAAAAAREPDAPALAPDDVAARCKTYALALLRGDHTPAQLQVLKRAVIGTGAGTLRVWEQLTRAGGAVARLDAWLEPDNYTNILHKGLERLVAKFQGLVRSQMQPDEFVSLFFNVANQLEDERRSFAVSRLRDTETLKQSPTDTITQYAYNLMSHQTKLAQKCLDDRAGRRHSSAAICKYGTSTQECSCLFSKVFRLPCRHILMLTTELKVKTHIPFEPRWTVQHCLFGCEGATSAGGNNTTSESSGSTFMEQVVVETEGHRQTIQQPQQIHQVGGVRQQQYVLATPGQPATPVSQVIFCGGGVGGVGGVGGGAPVITSVLPPGGAVLTPHHALHH
- the LOC124541420 gene encoding uncharacterized protein LOC124541420 isoform X1; the encoded protein is MDKKSKKKTVIKRKSDDQGEGEKKQKMINRAKNDDEKDKIEVQVNQVVEVPVEQGQQIVHTGQLVEGNFEQPVFVNMKGEPVQLGPNTVILYEQSGNPSNFAFGGMWSMDSSGRIVMAETIYDVKGEPEEEGSTFVQNATEVNNQPVEEASNTYQQFELSNNAQVEGQEYEVAIIENPGDASDRAEGQIITTEAQLVATGAGAVRWLNQKYDFVVRKLQLNYDAGVKLLHSQSGCIQCVYLTTPSMQLAFNAVPQFLCIETGIEFNSAIPTVGGTTSPSVKHNVTLFLAEDGNGKSVIVSAGISTLIGEDLTWLLETFKSCNPAWRQVRCVVCDPTKSQQDVRGAFPAAHVSCSVWQAARAAARAAAAAREPDAPALAPDDVAARCKTYALALLRGDHTPAQLQVLKRAVIGTGAGTLRVWEQLTRAGGAVARLDAWLEPDNYTNILHKGLERLVAKFQGLVRSQMQPDEFVSLFFNVANQLEDERRSFAVSRLRDTETLKQSPTDTITQYAYNLMSHQTKLAQKCLDDRAGRHSSAAICKYGTSTQECSCLFSKVFRLPCRHILMLTTELKVKTHIPFEPRWTVQHCLFGCEGATSAGGNNTTSECY
- the LOC124541421 gene encoding dioxygenase tasH-like, whose protein sequence is MIVLNTFTILIQVAFIVFMSLLSMNIIRHFSSSAKRMAVLAPAIFVNHGGGPLPLLGEKDHLGLTVFLRDEVKKHVNLKELKAIILVTAHWEEQKVSISSAEHHDLYFDYYGFPPETYKYRYDAAGDPELAKRIQISLKNAGIDSKLDPKRGWDHGVFVPMMLINPSADIPIIQVSVLSNQDPEQHYALGQVLYQFRKEGIAIIGSGMSYHNMREFRYSRDTGKVVNAEFDEYLNKACTSGNDKRKRDLIVWDSQPGARDAHPPRAAEHLMPLIVIAGAGGEGPGERIFNWDMSGTFRLSGFIWKGE